The Catenulispora sp. MAP5-51 DNA window TTCGCCCTCGTCATGCTGCGCATGGGCCGGATGGACCGGAAGTCGGCGCTGACGTACGGGCCGTTCCTGATACTCGGGGCGGTCTTCGCAGTGCTCGTGAACTGAACGGCTGAGCGGGGCGCCCACCGGCAGTGGACGCCCCGCTCAGCCGGATCGCGCCGCGCGCGCCGGTCAGCTCGCGCTGGACGGCTGGAACTGCTGGTAGACCCCGGTGTTCGACTCGGTCGAGGCGGTCACGGAGATGGCCGCGCCGCCGGCGAAGGTCAGCGCCACCGGCGAGTTGTGGCCGGGGACCGAGCCGGAGTTGTTCAGCACCATCTTGGGGCCGTTCGGCGCGGCCAGGTTCAGCGCCGAGTGCGCGGCCAGGTCCAGGTTGCCGCCGGAGACCGACACGGACTTGCCGTTGACGGTGACGCCGGACAGCTGGGCCGCCTGGTCGCCGTTGTTGACCACGGTGCCGGTCACCTGCGCGGTGCCGGTGGCCGGGTCGACGACCACGACCATGTCCAGGGCCTGGAGGTCGCCGCTGGCGCCGGCGGCGAAGTTGGGCTGGATCTGCAGGGTCTCGGCGCCACCGCCGGCGGCGCAGCCGGTCGCGACCGCTGCGGTGCCGGCGACTGCGGCGATGACGAGGGCGATGCGCATGCTCTTCACGGCGGAACGGCTCCTAGACGGTCCAACTGGCTCACGGGCCGCCGCCCTTGTCGATCGCGGTGCTGGTGCCGGGCCCGGTCGCGGATTCGTGCGACTTCCCGACCACCCGATGAAATGGCGGCTCGCAGCCAGTGTAAAAGGGCCTCAGATCCGTTCCGGGCCCGGGGCCCGATCCGCCGGAGTGATGTTCGCTACGTGCCCGGCGCGCGGGCACGCCGCAGGCCCGCACGGCGGGACCGCCTGGACCGTGTGTCAGAGCCGTGCCGCGGCGCGCCTGGGGCCCGCCGCGGCGGCGGATCTCACCAGAAGACGAGGAACCCCAGGGCGCGCCCGACACGCCGGGACAGCCCGGCCAGGGCACGGAAGGGCCACGTCAGCGCGGACCAGGTCCTCGCCCGGGCCTTGGCCCGCGCGACCTCCCGCCGGTAGGCCCGCACCTCGGCATCGAGGGCGGAGATGTCGTCCGGGACGATCACGACCTCGAAGCCGCTGTCGCCGCCGGGATCGCCGAAGGAACCGAAGGAGTGATCGCCGTTGTCGCGGCCTGGACTGTTCACCTGTGTCTGCACCCACCCCACGCGTTGTCGTCGGGAGCCGTAGCGTCATTGTGCGCTTTGCAGAGCGTTGTGCCCAGAGAGACGGGGCTCGTAATCCCGCTGGGATTCCCCGATTTTCCCCGTGTGCGCGATCGGGCGGGGATCGAGATCGACCAAGATCGACCGTCCGGCCCGCAGGTGATCGTCGGGCGCTTTGCGATGGCGATTGAGCTGCACGAGCACGCCGCAGGGGGGTTTGTCAAGCCCCCACGGGTACGCTGACCTGCGCAAACGGTCTTCAGAACGGGCGTATTACGTGGTATCCTGGAGAGCCACGGAAGGGGCACATATCACATGACGTTCAAAGTTGGCGAGACCGTGGTCTATCCCCATCATGGGGCCGCGCTCATCGAGGATATCGAGATCCGCGTGATCAAGGGCGAGCCGAAGGAATACCTCGTGCTGAAGGTGGCGCAAGGTGATCTGACCGTACGCGTGCCCTCTGAGAAGGCCGAGTACGTCGGCGTGCGCGACGTGGTCGACCAGGGCGGCCTGGAGCGCGTGTTCGACGTTCTGCGCGCGCCGCACACCGAGGAACCGACCAACTGGTCGCGCCGCTACAAGGCGAACATCGAGAAGATCCAGTCCGGCGACGTCATCAAGGTGGCCGAGGTGGTGCGCGACCTGTGGCGCCGCGACCGCGACCGCGGGCTGTCGGCCGGTGAGAAGCGCATGCTGGCCAAGGCGCGGCAGATCCTGGTCAGTGAGCTGGCGCTGGCCGAGGCCACGAACGAGGACAAGGCTGACGCCATCCTCGACGAGGTCCTGGCTTCCTAGGAGTCCTCGCTTCCCGCGAAGACTCGCCTGCTCCACCGCTTGTCCTGAATCGTGTGAGTACCATCGTTTCTTTTCAGCATGAGCACGCCATCCGGCCCCGCGGCTTCAGCCGCCGGGGCCGGCGGCTTGTTGTGCGCTAATGTCCCGGGCCGTGAGCATGAGTACTGATCCCGCCTCCGAGACCGCGGCCACGGCCGCGGCCGGACCCGGCCCCGCAGCCGAACCCGCAGCCGGACCCGGCCGGGTGGCCGTGATCGTCCCGGCCGCCGGCAAGGGCGAGCGGCTGGGCCCCGGCGCCCCGAAGGCCCTGCGCGAGCTGGGCGGCTTCCCGCTGCTGGTGCACGCGGTCCGCACCCTGGCCGCCGCGCGCTCGGTGGACCTGGTCGTGGTGGCCGCGCCGCCGGACCCGCAGGGCCTGGCCGAGGTGCAGCGCCTGGTGGCCGACCTGCCCGGCGACACCCGGGTGGTGGCCGGCGGGGCGAGCCGGCAGGAGTCGGTGGCGCTGGCGCTGGCGGCGCTGCCCGAGGACTGCGCCGTGGTCCTGGTCCACGACGCCGCCCGCGCGCTGACCCCGGTCGACGTCATCGAGGCCGTGGTGGCCGCGGTGCGCGGCGGGGCCGGGGCGGTGATCCCGGTGCTGCCGGTGGCCGACACCATCAAGGCCGTGGACGGCGACCTGGTCACCGCGACCGTGGACCGCTCCACGCTGCGCGCCGTCCAGACCCCTCAGGGCTTCACCCGCGGCGTCCTGACCAAGGCGCACGCGGCCTCCGACCCGGCGGCCCCGGCCACCGACGACGCCGGGCTGGTCGAGGCGCTCGGCCTGCCGGTCCGCACGGTCCCCGGCCACGCCGAGGCCTTCAAGATCACCACACCGTTCGACCTGGTCCTGGCCGAGGCCGTGCTCAGGAGGCGGCGGTGACCGCGCTGCCCCTGGTGGGCATCGGGGTCGACGTCCACGCCTTCGAGGAAGGGCGCGAACTCTGGATCGGCGGCCTGCACTGGCCCGGCGAGGTCGGACTGGCCGGACACTCGGACGCCGACGTGGTCGCGCACGCCGCGTGTAACGCGCTGTTCTCGGCGGCCGGGCTCGGCGACCTCGGGGCCCAGTTCGGGACCAGCGACCCGGAATGGGCCGGCGCGTCGGGACTGAAGCTGCTCGGCGAGGCGGCGCGCCGGGTGCGCGAGGCCGGGTTCGAGATCGGGAACGTGTCGGTGCAGCTGGTCGGTACGCGGCCGCGGATCGGCAAGCGGCGCGCGGAATCCGAACAGGTGCTCAGCCAGGCCGCCGGGGCCCCGGTCCGGCTGGCCGCCGCGACCACCGACGGGCTCGGATTCACCGGCCGGGGCGAAGGGCTCGCGGGAATCGCGACCGCCATCGTGGTCCCGCGCGATCGACAGTGATCCCGCGGTCACGGCCCGCTGACAAAAGCATGATCATCCCACGAACGTGGGTCTTTATTCGCGGACCCGGCACAACGCCGAAACCCCGTGTGCTAGGAATGGAAACGTGAACCTCATATCCCGCTGCTGCGCCTACGACCCGCGTCGGCGACGCGGTCGAGAACTGCACGTGCAGCGTTGTGGCCGGGGATTCCGGACACACCGCCTCCGCGGCGCGCGCCAGCGCCGCAGATGAGGACGTTGTCGATCCCGGTCTCCACGCCCCACTTGCCCACCTGGTCCGCGCGCTCGGCGTAGGGCCAGGACAGGTCCCGGTGGAAGATGTGGCCGCCGGGCATCGCCAGCTCCGCCTGCAGGTCCTCGGTCGTCTTGGCCTCCAGGCACGGCCGGCCCTGCGCGTCCAGCGCCAGGCAGTCGGCCAGCGGCTCCTCCAGGTAGGCGTCCAGGCCCGCCACCGCCGCCCGCACCATCTCCTCCTTCGTCGCGCCGCCGGGCAGGGTGTGCAGCGAGAACAGCGTCAGCGTCTGCACGTCCGGCCGCTTGAGCAGCTCCTTGCCCAGGATCGAGCGGTCCGTGAGGGTGTGGCAGTAGACCTCGGAGGGCAGCGGGTTCGGCAGCTTGCCGGCGTGGGAGTCCTGATAGGCCTGGCGCAGGTGCGCGGCGCCCTCGTCGATGTGGAAGGTGCCGGCGAAGGCCACGTGCGGGTCGGCCCCGGACTTCAGCCGCGGCAGATGGTCCAGCAGCATGTTGATCTTCAGCTGGGTGCCCTGGGGCTGCGGAGTCCCGGCCCCGCCTCGGCCCAGCAGCCGGGTCAGGACCGCCGGCGCCACCCCGGCCAGCACGTACCCGGCCTGCACGACCTGCTCGGCGCCGTCCCGGTCCCGGTAGGTGACCTCGGCGCGGCCGCCGCCGGCGTCCGGGTCGATGTGCGTGACCTCAACCCCGGTGAGGATCCGCGCGCCGGCGTCCACGGCCGACCGGTGCAGCGCGTCGGTGACGCTGCCCATGCCGCCGATCGGGACCCGCCACTCGCCGCTGCCGTTGCCCATCACGTGGTACAGGAAGCACCGGTTCTGCTTCAGGCCGGCATCCCCGGCCCAGCTGTCGGTGCCGATCAGGGCGTCGGTGAGCACCACGCCGCGCACCAGGTCGTCGCCGAAGAAGCGCTCCACGGCCGCACCGATCGGCTGCTCGAACACCCACTCCCAGGCCTGCCCGGCGCCCTCCTCGCGGACCAGCGCCTCCATCTGCCCGCGGCCCAGCAGCGGGTTCAGCAGCGTCGGAGCCAGTGCCCGCGCCAGCCGGCCGAGCTGCTCGTAGAACTTGGTCCAGGCCCGGAACTCGGCATCGCCCCCGGTCAGACGCCGGAAGCTCTCCTCGGTGGCGGCCCCGGCACGCCGCTCGACCAGCAGCCCGGTGTCACTCCCGGACCGGCGCACCGGCGTGTAGGAGGAGACCGGCCGGCTGCGCAGCTCGATGACCAGCTCCAGGTTCCGCACGATCGTGTAGGGCAGCAACGACACCAGGTAGGAGTAGCGCGACAAACGGGCGTCGACCCCGGCGAACGGCGAGGCGCTGACCGCGGCACCGCCGACGGCGTCCAGCCGCTCCAGCAAGGTGACGTGCAGTCCGGCGCGCGCCAGGTAGGCCGCGGCCACCAGCGCGTTGTGACCGCCCCCGACCACGACGACGTCGTGGCGCGAGGCGCCGGGGCGAGGCATACGCTCGGCTCGTTCAGGCAGTGCCACTGTCACCTCGGGCGTCCTTCCCTGTCTGGTCCCGATCATCCCACGTCGGGCCCGCATACCCGGCGTGGGTCTGGCATCCCGGCGCGCCGGTGGGGTATACCAGGCCTCTGTTGCCGGGCGGCGCGCCCGGTGGAGGGGGTGGGGGGATGTCCGTCGAGTCGAACGACGCGGCCGAGAAGCAGGTCTGGCACCCGGCGGCGACGATGGACGCCGCCATCAAAGCCGAGGTCCGGGCAGCCGTCAGCGCGGCCGGGGAGGCCATCGCCGGCACGGGCGAGCACGACCCGGCCGGGACGGGCGATCTCGAACAAACCATGGTCGTGAAGTACGTTCCCCTTCCGGCTCCACCGGAACCCGCCCCACCAGTCCCTGTGATGACTTCGGAACCACCGGCCCTGAACCCGGAGCTCATAGCCCGCACCATCGCCCGCGCCGAGGCCCTGGCCGAGCTAGGACGCCGCCAGCAGGCTCTGGACGTCCTCAATGAACTGATCGTGGCCGGCGCCCAGGACGTCCGCGTCTGGCGGGCCCTGGCCGCGGTCTACCTGGAGACCGGCGACGGCGAGAAGGCACTGCGCGCAGCCGACTGGGTCGTCACCTTCGCCCCCGACGACGAATGGGGCCACCGGCTCCGAGCCTCCGCCCTGCGCCTCCTGTCCCGCCTCGACGAAGCCGTCGCCGCCGCCGAACAAGCAGTCCGCCTCGGCCCCCAGGTCTGGCAGAGCCGCGCCAGCCTGGCCGCCGCCCTCGAAGCCAGCGGCGACCTCTCCCAGGCCGCGGCCGAGGCCCGCCGGGCATCCCAGATGGCCGCGGAACTCGGCCCGGAATCGGCCTCGGAGGCGAAGGAGATCGAGGAGGCCGTCGCCAAGGCCGCCGAGGAACACGAACACGAGGACCAGGTCCCCGAACCGGTGGCCCTGCTCGCCGACCTCGAAGCGGTCCTGGCCTCCCGCCCCGGCCCCGACGACGACAGCCTGGCCCACGTGGGCAACCTGGTCCTGCGCTCCATGGAGTTCAGCGCGGCGGCCGGCTGGCTGGTCGCCTTCGGCGGCGTGGCCATCCCCGGCTTCGACATCAGATTCCTGATCCCCCTGGCGGTCCTTCTCGTCCTCGCCGCCTGTCTCCTCGGCCCTGCTCGCAAAGCCGGCCGCGACCTCTGGCGCTATCTGGTCGAGTACCTGTGGCAGGACACGAAGACCCGAGTGGCGCTGGTGATGACGATCGCCGCCCACGTCTTCATGATCACCGGAAGCTCTCTCGGACACGTCCAGGGCGGCTCGACACTGATGGTCGGCCTGATCAGCCACCTGGTGGGCCGGCTGACGCTGCACCGGAAGGCGCCGGAGCTGAATCCGGTGCGCCGGGCCGGCACGGCGGCTCGGACGGCGGAGTAGCCAGACCTCAGGCCACCGCGGGCTCCGCAGCCAATTCGCCGACGGCCCGCGGCGCCCGCACCAACACCACGCGCATCACCACCGCCGCGGCGCTCAACCCGAAGATGACCAGCGCCATCGGCATCCCGCTCGTCTTGCTCCCCAGCCCGGTCAGCGGCGCGAAGATCGCCCCGAACAGGAACTGCCCGGTCCCGATCAGCGCCGATGCCGCGCCGGCCACCGCGGGCTCGTAGCCGGACAGCGCCAGCGCCGTCACCTGCGGCATGATCACGCCGATCGACGAGACCATCAGGAACAACCCCACCAGCGTCCCGGCCAGATCGCCTCCGAACCACGCCGTGGCCGCCAGCAGAATCGCGCTCCCGCCGAACGACATCACCAGCCCCGCCCCGAGCAGCCGGCTCGCCGCGACGCGCCCCACCAACCGCCCGCTGATCTGTCCGGCGATCATGATCCCGAGCGCATTGCTCCCGAACGCGAAGCTGAATTCCTGCTTGCTCAGCCCATGAATGTTCTCCAGCACGAACGGCGAGCCCGAGATGTAGGCGAACATCGCCGCGAACGCGAAGCCGCCGGTCAGGATGTAGCCCATGAAGCGCCGGTCGCGCATCAGGACCCGGAACGTCCGCAGCGTCGCCGGCAGGCCGCCACCTGAATTCCCGCGCGCCCCCGCCGGCAGCGTCTCCTTCAGCCCGAGCACCGCGGCGGCCAGCAGAGCCACGCCGATCGCCGCCAGCACCACGAACACCCCGCGCCAGCTCATGAAGCGGGTCAGCTGCCCGCCGATGACCGGGGCCAGGATCGGCGCCAGCCCGTTCACCAGCATCAGCGTCGCGAAGAACTTCGTGAGGGCGTCGCCCTCATACAGATCCCGCACCATCGCCCGCGAGATCACCAGCCCCGCCGCCCCCGCGAGTCCCTGCAACAACCGCGCGGCAGTGAGCGAGTACACGTCGGGAGCCAACGCGCAGAACAGCGACGTCGCCGCATAAGCGATCAGCCCGATCGCCAGCGGCTTCTTACGCCCCCAAGCGTCCGACATCGGACCGGCCACCAGCTGCCCGACCGCCAACCCGATCATGCACGCGGTCAGCGTCAGCTGGACGTTCGCCTCGGGCGTCCGGAAGGAATGCGCCAGATCCGGCAGCGCGGGCAGATACATGTCGAGCGACAACGGCCCGAACATGGAAAGACCCCCCAATATCAGGAGCAACTTCAGCGGGGCCCGGTTCGAGTTCGAACGTGTCACCACCCTATGGAAACACAGCGCAACTGAAGACAATTTCGCCTTCCACCCCCCGGTATCCTTGGGGAATGACTCTCCGCCTGTATGACACCGCCGCGCGAGCCACGCGCGAGTTCGTACCCGTCACACCAGGCAAGGTCTCGATCTATCTGTGTGGCGCCACCGTCCAGGCCCCGCCGCACATCGGCCACGTCCGCTCGCAGCTCTCCTTCGACATCGTCCGCCGCTGGTTCGAGTACCGCGGGTACGACGTCACCTTCGTGCGCAACGTCACCGACATCGACGACAAGATCATCCGCAAGGCCGCCGAGCAGGGTGTGGAGACCTGGCGGGTCGCGCAGGCCAACGAGTACGCGTTCCAGAACGCCTACCGGCTCCTGGGCTGCGAGGACCCCTCCGTCGAGCCGCGCGCGACCGGGCACATCCCGGAGATGATCGCGATGATGCGCAAGCTCATCGACGCCGGCCACGCCTACGCGGCCGGCGGCGACGTCTACTTCCGCGTGCGCTCCTTCCCCGAGTACGGCGCGCTGGCCCACTTCAGCGTGGACGACCTGGAGGAGCAGCCGCTCGACGACGTGGCCCCGACCACGCACAAGGAGGACCCGCACGACTTCACGCTCTGGAAGGCGTCGAAGCCGGGCGAGCCGTTCTGGGACACGCCGTGGGGCCCGGGGCGTCCGGGCTGGCACCTGGAGTGCTCCGCGATGGCGCACCGCTATCTGGGCACGAACTTCGACATCCACGGTGGCGGCGTCGACCTGATCTTCCCGCACCACGAGAACGAGCAGGCGCAGTCGCACGCGTTCGGCGACAAGTTCACCAACTACTGGATGCACAACGGCTGGGTCACCCTCAAGAACGAGAAGATGTCCAAGTCGCTGGGCAACTCGGTGCTGGTCACCGAACTGGCCAAGCAGTACCGGCCGGTGGTCCTGCGCTACTACCTCGGCACCCCGCACTACCGCTCGATGATCGAGTACACGGAGGACTCGCTGCGCGAGGCCGACACCGCGTACTCGCGCATCGAGGGCTTCGTCACCCGTGCCCTGGAGGCGGTCGGCCCGACCGGGGCCGCCGAGCAGGTTCCGACGGCGTTCGCGGAGTCCATGGACGACGACTTCGGCGTCCCGGGCGCGGTGGCCGTCCTCTACAACACCGTCCGCGAGGGCAACACCGCCCTGGCGTCCGGCGACAAGGAGGGCGTGGCCTCGCACCTGGCCTCGGTGCTGAAGATGCTGGACATCCTCGGCCTGAACCCGCTGGACGAGCAGTGGGCCGGGGCCGCGGGCGCCCCCGGCTCGGCCACCGACCTGCGGCCGGCCGTCGACAGTCTGGTCAAGGTGGCGCTGGAGCAGCGGCAGGCCGCGCGCGAACGCAAGGACTACGCCGCCTCCGACGCCATCCGCGACCAGCTGGCCCGGGCCGGCATCACCGTCGAGGACACCCCGAGCGGTCCGCGCTGGACCGTCGGCTAGCAATCGGCACCACGGGCTCATCGCCCGACCGGGCCCTCCCCACCGTGCCCCCGCCGCGCCGCAGGTAGCGTGGAGCGGGGGCACGGCCTCTGAGCAGAATTCACGAAGGAAAGAAACATCATGGCGAGCAAAGGCGGCGGCACCGGCGGCCGGGCGAACAAGCCGGGCGCGTCGAGCTCCCGGAAGGGCGCGCAGAAGGGCTCCGGCGGCCAGCGCCGCCAGGGCCTGGAGGGCCGCGGCCCGACACCCAAGGCCGAGGACCGCACCGGGCATCCGGCCAAGCGGCGCGCGGCGTCGTCCGCCAAGCGCGCCGCCGCGGCCTCGAACCCGCGCTCCGGCGCCGGCACGCGCGGCACGTCCCGCCCGGTCCGGCGCACCCCCGGAAAGGGCGACGCCGAGCAGGTGGCGGGCCGCAACTCCGTGGTCGAGGCGCTGCGGGCGCAGGTGCCGGCCAAGGCCCTGTACGTCGCGCAGTACATCGACACCGACGACCGGGTCCGCGAGTCCATGAAGCTCGCGATGGAGCAGGGCGTGCCGCTGCTGGAGGCCCCGCGCCACGAGCTGGACCGGATGACCAACGGCACCCTGCACCAGGGCGTAATGCTGGTCATGCCGCCCTACGAGTACGCGCACCCGGACGACCTCCTGGAGGCGGTGTTCGCCAACGGCGACATCCCGCTGTTCGCGGCCCTGGACGGCGTCACCGACCCGCGCAACCTCGGGGCCGTGATGCGGTCCGTGGCGGCCTTCGGCGGGCACGGCGTGATCGTGCCGGAGCGCCGCGCCGCGGGCATGACGGCCGGCGCGTTCAAGGCCGCGGCCGGCGCCGGGGCCCGGCTGCCGGTGGCCCGCGCCGGGAACCTGACGCGCGCGCTGGAGGCGTACAAGAAGCAGGGCGTGATGATCGCCGGGCTGGCCGCCGACGGCGCGGTGCCGCTGCACGAGCTGGAGATCGCCACCGAGCCGCTGTGCCTGGTCGTCGGCTCCGAGGGCAAGGGCATGTCGCGCCTGGTGTCCGAGCTCTGCGACGTCACGGTCTCGATCCCGATCGCCTCCACGACCGAGTCGCTGAACGCCGGCGTCGCGGCCGGGATCGCGCTGTACGAGGTCAACCGCCGGCGCACCGAAGCGCGCGGCTGACCCCGAGGCACCACTGCTTCACGGCACCACCGCACCGCCGCACCACCGCACCACCTAGCTAGGAGAGACAGCTCAATGGCGAGCACCGAAGTCGGCATAACAGACGGCAGCACAGACGGCAGCACAGACGGCAGCACAGACGGCAGCACAACCGGCAGCACCGCGCGCCCGGCCCCGATCGGCCCGGTCGACTCCTCGAAGACCCCGCGCTTCGCGGGCTTCGCGACCTTCGCGCGGCTGCCCCGCCTGGACCAGCTCCCGGCCGGGGAGACGGCCGACGTGGCGGTCCTGGGCGCGCCCTTCGACGCCGGCGTCTCCTACCGCCCCGGGGCGCGCTTCGCCCCGGCGGCGGTGCGCGAGGCCTCGCGGCTGCTGCGGCCCTATCACCCGGGCCTGGACTTCTCGCCGTTCGAGGCGGTCCAGGTCGCCGACGCCGGCGACATCGCCATCAACCCCTTCCTGCTGGACCAGGCGCTGGAGCAGATCGAGGAGCACTCCGGCGAGCTG harbors:
- a CDS encoding multidrug effflux MFS transporter is translated as MVTRSNSNRAPLKLLLILGGLSMFGPLSLDMYLPALPDLAHSFRTPEANVQLTLTACMIGLAVGQLVAGPMSDAWGRKKPLAIGLIAYAATSLFCALAPDVYSLTAARLLQGLAGAAGLVISRAMVRDLYEGDALTKFFATLMLVNGLAPILAPVIGGQLTRFMSWRGVFVVLAAIGVALLAAAVLGLKETLPAGARGNSGGGLPATLRTFRVLMRDRRFMGYILTGGFAFAAMFAYISGSPFVLENIHGLSKQEFSFAFGSNALGIMIAGQISGRLVGRVAASRLLGAGLVMSFGGSAILLAATAWFGGDLAGTLVGLFLMVSSIGVIMPQVTALALSGYEPAVAGAASALIGTGQFLFGAIFAPLTGLGSKTSGMPMALVIFGLSAAAVVMRVVLVRAPRAVGELAAEPAVA
- the rlmB gene encoding 23S rRNA (guanosine(2251)-2'-O)-methyltransferase RlmB, producing the protein MASKGGGTGGRANKPGASSSRKGAQKGSGGQRRQGLEGRGPTPKAEDRTGHPAKRRAASSAKRAAAASNPRSGAGTRGTSRPVRRTPGKGDAEQVAGRNSVVEALRAQVPAKALYVAQYIDTDDRVRESMKLAMEQGVPLLEAPRHELDRMTNGTLHQGVMLVMPPYEYAHPDDLLEAVFANGDIPLFAALDGVTDPRNLGAVMRSVAAFGGHGVIVPERRAAGMTAGAFKAAAGAGARLPVARAGNLTRALEAYKKQGVMIAGLAADGAVPLHELEIATEPLCLVVGSEGKGMSRLVSELCDVTVSIPIASTTESLNAGVAAGIALYEVNRRRTEARG
- the cysS gene encoding cysteine--tRNA ligase: MTLRLYDTAARATREFVPVTPGKVSIYLCGATVQAPPHIGHVRSQLSFDIVRRWFEYRGYDVTFVRNVTDIDDKIIRKAAEQGVETWRVAQANEYAFQNAYRLLGCEDPSVEPRATGHIPEMIAMMRKLIDAGHAYAAGGDVYFRVRSFPEYGALAHFSVDDLEEQPLDDVAPTTHKEDPHDFTLWKASKPGEPFWDTPWGPGRPGWHLECSAMAHRYLGTNFDIHGGGVDLIFPHHENEQAQSHAFGDKFTNYWMHNGWVTLKNEKMSKSLGNSVLVTELAKQYRPVVLRYYLGTPHYRSMIEYTEDSLREADTAYSRIEGFVTRALEAVGPTGAAEQVPTAFAESMDDDFGVPGAVAVLYNTVREGNTALASGDKEGVASHLASVLKMLDILGLNPLDEQWAGAAGAPGSATDLRPAVDSLVKVALEQRQAARERKDYAASDAIRDQLARAGITVEDTPSGPRWTVG
- a CDS encoding CarD family transcriptional regulator; amino-acid sequence: MTFKVGETVVYPHHGAALIEDIEIRVIKGEPKEYLVLKVAQGDLTVRVPSEKAEYVGVRDVVDQGGLERVFDVLRAPHTEEPTNWSRRYKANIEKIQSGDVIKVAEVVRDLWRRDRDRGLSAGEKRMLAKARQILVSELALAEATNEDKADAILDEVLAS
- the ispF gene encoding 2-C-methyl-D-erythritol 2,4-cyclodiphosphate synthase, whose protein sequence is MTALPLVGIGVDVHAFEEGRELWIGGLHWPGEVGLAGHSDADVVAHAACNALFSAAGLGDLGAQFGTSDPEWAGASGLKLLGEAARRVREAGFEIGNVSVQLVGTRPRIGKRRAESEQVLSQAAGAPVRLAAATTDGLGFTGRGEGLAGIATAIVVPRDRQ
- the ispD gene encoding 2-C-methyl-D-erythritol 4-phosphate cytidylyltransferase, with amino-acid sequence MSTDPASETAATAAAGPGPAAEPAAGPGRVAVIVPAAGKGERLGPGAPKALRELGGFPLLVHAVRTLAAARSVDLVVVAAPPDPQGLAEVQRLVADLPGDTRVVAGGASRQESVALALAALPEDCAVVLVHDAARALTPVDVIEAVVAAVRGGAGAVIPVLPVADTIKAVDGDLVTATVDRSTLRAVQTPQGFTRGVLTKAHAASDPAAPATDDAGLVEALGLPVRTVPGHAEAFKITTPFDLVLAEAVLRRRR
- a CDS encoding phytoene desaturase family protein, with amino-acid sequence MPRPGASRHDVVVVGGGHNALVAAAYLARAGLHVTLLERLDAVGGAAVSASPFAGVDARLSRYSYLVSLLPYTIVRNLELVIELRSRPVSSYTPVRRSGSDTGLLVERRAGAATEESFRRLTGGDAEFRAWTKFYEQLGRLARALAPTLLNPLLGRGQMEALVREEGAGQAWEWVFEQPIGAAVERFFGDDLVRGVVLTDALIGTDSWAGDAGLKQNRCFLYHVMGNGSGEWRVPIGGMGSVTDALHRSAVDAGARILTGVEVTHIDPDAGGGRAEVTYRDRDGAEQVVQAGYVLAGVAPAVLTRLLGRGGAGTPQPQGTQLKINMLLDHLPRLKSGADPHVAFAGTFHIDEGAAHLRQAYQDSHAGKLPNPLPSEVYCHTLTDRSILGKELLKRPDVQTLTLFSLHTLPGGATKEEMVRAAVAGLDAYLEEPLADCLALDAQGRPCLEAKTTEDLQAELAMPGGHIFHRDLSWPYAERADQVGKWGVETGIDNVLICGAGARRGGGVSGIPGHNAARAVLDRVADAGRRRSSGI